The stretch of DNA TAGCTCGATTACGAGCTCAGCTGAGCAGCCTACCTGCCCAGTATGTCTAGGTATGTGGAGATATTTTGAATTAATCTAGCTATGTATTAGAAAATTAGAATACCACATTTTGTTTATTGTCTGAAATAATTTTGTGCTGTTTTAGTTCTTTAAAATGATTATAATGTTTGCCTAACCACATTTCTGAATTATGCCATAATTCacttaatatgagaaagagacatgATTGCAGTGTGCTGATGTTAGGATGTAAACCACATCATGGACCTGTGTGTCATATAATAAATGTATGTCACATAAGTGAATCCTGATTTTGAAGCATGTATCCTTGCCATCTCTATTCCTCTAATAAACTTAAGTCACGTTAAGTTTTCACCTAATGCTAGTGCTGTTGAATATTTAAACCCCATTTGATCTGTGCTGACATGCATTATTTTAGCTTGTTTATGTCTTGTAACTGCTGTTAACCCCGGATGTGCAATTTTGTGATTCTCATGCATATACATTTAAAATGCAAGTATATGAGGCTAAGAAGGCAAGATGATCTCTTGCCTATGCTATGCTGTTGGCCTGTTGCCATATAGTTTTAAGCACTTTGGCAATGGGTGTCATATGCATCTTTACAACTGTTACATGTAACTATCCACCACACCTTTTATGTTCAACTCATGATATATAGGTGTTACTCCCTTGAGATTGCCCCATGCCTATTTATTAGCTTCGTAGAACATATGTTTTCTTACTATTTACCTAAGCCCAAGCAATAGGATTTTGAATTTATGTTGACTGTGTTGTTTATTCGTTTCTATTTTCAATCAGAGCGACTTGACCAAGATCCTGGAGGCATTCTTACTACAATATGCAACCATTCTTTCCACTGTTCATGCATATCAAAATGGACAGACTCTTCGTGCCCAGTAAGAGCTTAATATGATATATTTAGTTTATGACTCTTACTATTTTATATTAGTTTACTAATTGGAATTATAATGTTTATATTATACCACTGTACTTGAAATTAACAGCGGAATTATAAAGACCTAACGGTGCTATCAACACCTGAATCCTGATGGAAACTTTGCTTTGCCAAGTTGATAGCGTTTTGAAATACAGCACTCAGCCACTCTGTTTCGTTCATCACTGTAGAATTTGGCCTTCCTCTGTTTTGTTTTCCCTTGGTCTAGGGAAGTCATGCAAGTTTTTTCCTATCAACGCAAAGAGTCCCTTTTGCTTATGTTTGAAAGTATCACACAGGTTTGTAGGTATTGTCAGCAGCAACCTGAGAAATCAATGTGTTCTGTTTGTGGAACTTCGGAAAATCTTTGGATTTGTCTAATCTGTGGTAATGTTGGCTGTGGAAGGTAAAATATTTCCTGTTCATTCTgtaagttgcaaatgttactagttAACTTATTAACTTTGATTGGTGCGGTCACAGGTACAAAGGTGGTCATGCTATTGAACACTGGAAAGAAACTGAACACTGCTATTCACTTGAATTAGAAACACAGAAGGTTtgggattatgctggtgacaactaTGTCCATCGTTTGATTCAGTCCAAAACAGATGGTAAACTGGTTGAGTACAATTGCTATGGTGGTCATGAAGCAGATGGTATCTGTTCAATATGCAGTGGTGATGCAGGAATGGATGAAGCTCTACTAAACAGTAAAGTTGAAGCTGTAATGTActaagtaaataatctttgatatTATTAGCTATACCACCCTGGTATGTTTGTGCGTATCTTCTTTTATGACTTTGCACTTCTCTTCTTTTAGATTGTTGAAGAGTACAATGATCTCCTCACGTCTCAGCTTGACAAACAAAGAAATGTAAGTTTGTATGTTTTTGTGGCTGCTCCTTTATATTTATAAGACTACTACTTGACATATTGTTGACATATAGTATTTGAGAGGGTAAGGTAAATTCTGACTTTCTTTCTGGTGCTAATGTAGTACTATGAGTCACTTCTGTCAGAAGTCAAAGAGGAGAATGAGAAAGAAATATCTGCAGCCACTTCGAAAGCTGTGAGCATGATGAAACTCCAAAAGTTACAGGCAAAGCTTGATAAGTGCCTTGAAGAGAAAAGTTTTCTTGATGATGTGAGCACTATAGTATTTGTTGAAGCTAGGTCTAAATGTTAGAACTTAAAAATCAGTGATGTCGCATTACTCATAATTAACCTTTTCAGATCAATGCCAATCTTGTGAAAAATCAGGAGATGTGGAAAGAAAGGGTTCGGAAAGTTCAAGAAAGGTATCTTCTTCATTGCTTTTAGAATTATCACCAGAAAAATGGATGTACCTTCCATAGAGCTAAAGCTAATACTCATGATATTAATATGGGATTGCAGCTGTGAAAGTTTCATGCACAGCTATACACCATATATTCTCATGAGTGACTAAAAAAAACTAGTCACTATGAATTGTTTTTTATTTTCACTTTTTGTGGCATTTTCTTCGGCCATCGCCCTGGCTGTTGAAATATCTAGATCATTAGGATTCAGAAAATAGTTGTAGTTCCTATTTTAGTGTCGATCTGAAGTGGCTAGATTTTATTTTCAGGGAACAAGCTGCACTTAAATTGAAAGATGAGAAGATTGAGAAGCTGGAGGCGGAGGTTAGTATGTTAAAGTAACTGCTGTGTTGGTTCAAATAGTAACCTGTGTCATGTTACGATACTGCATGTTCATCTTTAAACAAAAAGTTAATAACTGAATTGGCTTCCAAAATGTGACAATACAATCAATGCATCTATCAGCCGATGTTTGGTTTGATGAACACACACATTACTATGCTGTTTACGGTACacaccatttctttctgttttttttatAGTAGTATGCATGTTGTTAGCCTACAGCTAACCCTTCCCCGTTGTCCTGTGACAGCTAAGAGATTTGATAGCCCATATCGAGTGCCAAAACGCTGTGGCAGCAGCTCCTGGATCAATCTCAAGTGATATACAAGGGGGCACAATTCTTCCTGGACCGTCTACACCATCCTCGAGCAGCAGCCCTGTTCGCCCCACAAAGGACAGGAAGCGGAATTGAGATCTGCTTACCCTGACTAGATTTAAAGGATCTGCTTACACTTTAGACTGTTAGGGTACATTCTTATCCCAATTCTCCACCCTTTGCTACTCTGTGATTGGTTCTCAAGTCCATGTCCATTGGGCTCTTATGAATAGAAAGTTACCTGTTGCCCATGGTGGCATTTGGTGTGGAAAAAAGTCACTGAGGCCTTGTTTGGTACTAGTGTATTTTAGGGAATTGGTGGGGATTATCCCGGTCAAACCCCTAAATCCCCACATATCCCAGAACACCATTTGGTTCTAGTGTATTTGACATGTTTCATCCCCACATTTCCCCACAAATCCCCAAACTCTAGTGCATTTTTCTCAATACCCAATACACTACTCCTACCTAGTGTATTGGGGATAAATGGGGATTTGAAGGGATTGGGTGAAGGTTGGGGTTTCACCCAATCCCTATGGGGATTATCCCCTCAAAAACCCTAGTACCAAACAAGGCCTGATGAGGGGAAGAGAAACCCGACGTTTGATTGGACATTTGCACATGAGTTTTTTCATTGTTCATGATGTTGATAAGATATTTGTGTGGAAAAAGTCACGCTGAGATTGTGTGGAAGACGAAAGATACCGGAGGATCATCCGAAGCTACATAGTTGATATTTTCAATGTGATTTTGGAAGAACATGCACGACAAGCCAAATGATGTATGCACGCACGCATACGTGCCGTGCGAATTGATTGTCGCCTTGTCGGTATGGTTGGACATTTCTAAATCAAATAGATGGCCCGGGTGACGCATGTCTGAGCTAGGCAAAATAAGGTTTTCTTTTGACCAAAATTCACAGGACAAATTTGTATCCATTCGCTAGTGTTTTCCCCCCTTATGTATGCCCTGTGTTGATTCTctagtgtttttttcttttttcttttttgctggaAGGTTCTCTAATGTATGACCCGCAGATGTGATTTTGTACTGCATTTCATAGAACACAATTCTATATATGCACCCAAAAGTGAAATCAAGCAGAAACGGTGAAAGAAGGGACCGAAACAATATGTCGTGCAGTTCCCTTCGTTAGAGCAACTTCAATTggccgacccatttcgtccgccgccgTATGTTTGGGTCGGCGTGGACACaaaaggcggcccaacgcgccgacccaaatggacgcGCGTCCGCATAGTGACCCATTCCCGGCTTAATTTTGAGCCGGATTTACGTCGGTGTTGGACACAAAACGAACGTGTGCGCGCGTCAACTCCTCTCTCCGGGCCCATCGGTCGGTGGCGTTCGCCACCATTTTCCCCAAAAACCCTCCCGCCCACACCAGCTATGGACGACAACCTTGATGCTGCCGCTGGCCTCGCCTCCCTTGCCTCGTTCAGCATGACGACCGCCCCCTTCCggaaaggcaagcctcgtgccccgcACAAGACCGTCGCCGCGCCCAAGACAAAGAAGGCGATGACGCCCGAATAgcggcaagggagtcggccaagaggaagggtcGGAGGCACGCCGCGGACAAGAGGGATGAGGCCGCCGCGCACGCCGTCGTCACCGCCTCGCGGCAGGAGGTCACCAACGCCCGCGTCGCGGCGacaacgagggaggcgctctacatgctaGAGTTAAACCCTAGCCAGCATGGTCTCGTCAAAGCCGCcgtcgccgcggccagcaccggctcatCGGCCCTCGGATGGTGCTACCCGACTCGCCCCGCGCGTTGGCTTGCACCCCGATGTCCGGCTTCCACGTGtacccgcaggcctcccgcctctccggggagtgctcgcccgacgtgagcgtggtggcgccttccacgcccgcgcccatcgacctcaacgccacaccGGTGGCCGGTGGCTCGTCATCCGGAGGCGCGAGGAAACACGCGCGACAGATGCCGACCGGCGTGCTCCCGGATGCCCGCAACCTGTTCAAGGGAATGCCATCCGCCGGCGATGAGGACTACATGCAAAACTTCATCTTCGATGGCGGTGCGCCGGCCCTTGGCTACGATCAcgacgagacacaaagccaggacggccgcggggcgttcaagccggccgctggctatgatcccgatcaggcggccttcatgcgtgatcaggtcggcatGGACCTGGACGGCTTCCCACTTGACCACGAGTTTCCGGACGACTACgggcaagaggaagaggacgattgcgacatcgaagtggagcctttgttcgagaacgagctcgccaaccaagccgtcggtccgaagccgaagcgcaagagcaaggGCACGAAGGCATACACGGCAGCTAaggacaagcttctttgcgagtgttggcgagaaattggacaagaccccaagacgggctccgaacaaaagcattcaaccttttggattcgtgtccaccGGAAGTTTCATGAGCGCAAAAAGTTTCCGCCTTACCAAATTGTGAGCACGCGCGGGTGGGTGTCCATTTCGAGGCgatggagggtgatccaacaagagtgcaacaagttttgtgccactcttgagagcgtcaaggccTACCCCGTGAgcggcactgatgtctactacacaaccttcttcttgtagacgttgttgggcctccaagtgcagaggtttgtaggacagtagcaaatttccctcgagtggatgacctaaggtttatcaatccatagaaggcgtaagatgaagatggtctctctcaagcaaccctgcaaccaaataacaaagagtctcttgtgtccccaacacatccaatacaatggcaaattgtataggtgcactagttcggcgaagagatggtgatacaagtggtatatggatggtagataaaggattttataatatgaaaatataaaaatagcaaggtaactaatgataaaagtgagcacaaacggtatcgcaatgctaggaaacaaggcctagggttcatactttcactagtgcaagttctctcaacaataataacataattggatcacataactatccctcaacatgcaacaaagagtcactccaaagtcactaatagcggagaacaaacgaagagattatggtagggtacgaaaccacctcaaagttatcctttccaatcaatccgttgggctattcctataagtgtcacaaacaacccgagagttcgtactagaataacaccttaagacacaaatcaaccaaaaccctaatgtcacctagatactccaatgtcacctcaagtatccgtgggtatgattatacgatatgcatcacacaatctcagattcatctattcaaccaacacatagaacctcaaagagtgccccaaagtttctaccggagagtcaagacgaaaacgtgtgccaacccctatgcataggttcatgggcggaacccgcaagttgatcaccaaaacatacatcaagtgaatcaatagaataccccattgtcaccacgggtatcccacgcaagacatacatcaagtgtcctcaaatccttaaagactcaatccgataagataacttcaaaggaaaaactcaatccattacaagataatagagggggagaaacaacataagattcaactataatagcaaagctcgcgatacatcaagatcgtaccacctcaagaacacaagagagagagagagagagagagagagagagatcaaacacatagctactggtacataccctcagccctaagggagaactactccctcctcgtcatggagagcactgggatgatggagatggccatcagagaaggattccccctccggcagggtgccggaacgggtctagattggttttcggtggctacggaggcttctggcggcggaactcccgatctattgtgctccccgaagtttttagggtatatgggtatatatgggaggaagaagtacatcggtggacctccgggctgtccacgaggcagggggcgcgccccaccctcgtgggaagcctaggactctcctagtccaactccgatactctgtgggcttcttctggtccaaaaataagttccgtgaagtttcaggtcaattggactccgcttgattttccttttctgcgatactctaaaacaaggaaaaaatagaaactgacactgggctctaggttaataggttaatcccaaaaatcatataaaatagcatataaatgcatataaaacatccaaggttgataatataatagcatggaacaataaaaaattatagatacgttggagacgtatcagcatccccaagcttaattcatgttcgtcctcgagtaggtaaatgataaaaatagaatttttgatgtggacctaacatatttatccatgtagttctctttattgtggcaagaatattcagatccataagattcaatacaaaagtttaatattaacataaaaataataatacttcaagcatactaaccaagtaatgatgtcttctcaaaataacatggccaaagaaagctatccctacaaaatcatatagtctggctatgctctatcttcactacacagaatatttaaatcatgcacacccccgatgacaagccaagcaattgtttcatacttttgatgttctcaaactttttcaacattcatgcaatacatgagcgtgagccatggacatagcactataggtggaatagaatggtggttgtggagaagacaaaaaggagtagtctcacatcaactaggcgtatcaacgggctatggagatgcccatcaatagatatcaatgtgaatgagtagggattggcatgcaacggatgcactagagctataaatgtatgaaagctcaacaaaagaaactagtgggtgtgcatccaactcacttgctcacgaagacctagggcattttgagaaagcccatcattggaatatacaagccaagttctataatgaaagattcccactagtatatgaaagtaacgacataggagactctctatcatgaagatcatggtgctactttgaagcacaagtgtggtaaaagtatagtagcattgccccttctctctttttctctcatttttatttttttattttggtcttttctcttttttatggccttttttaatttttttatttgggtcttttctctttttttatggtctcttttttccggagtctcatcccgacttgtggggaatcatagtctccatcatcctttcctcactgggacaatgctttaataattatgatcatcacacttttatttacttacaactcgatacttagaacaagatatgactctatatgaatgcctccggtggtgtaccgggatgtgcaatgactcaagagtgacatgtatggaagaattatgaacggtggttttgccacaaatacgatgtcaactacatgatcatgcatagcaatatgacaatgatgaagcgtgtcataataaatggaacggtggaaagttgcatggcaatatatctcggaatggctatgaaaatgccataatagatagatatggtggctgttttgaggaaggtaatggtgggtgatatggtaccggcgaaaattgcacacaagagaggctagcaatggtggaagggtgagagtgcttataatccatggactcaacattagtcataaagaactcacatacttattacaaaaatctattagttatcgaaacaaagtattacgcacgtgctcctagggggatagattggtaggaaaagaccatcgctcatccccgaccgccacacgtaaggaagacaatcaattaataaatcatgctccgacttcatcacataagggttcaccatacgtgcatgctacaggaatcacaaacttcaacacaagtatttctcaaattcacaactactcaactagcatgactctaatatcaccatctccatatctcaaaataatcatcaagtatcaaacttctcatagtattcaatgcattttatatgaaagttattattatatccctcttggatgcccatcatattatgactaaattcataaccaaagcaaattaccatgctgtttaggactctcaaaataatataagtgaagcattagagatcaattatttctatagaataaaaccaccaccgtgctctaaaagatataagtgaaacactagggcaaatgacaaactactctgaaagatgtaagtggagatcaatgagtagtcgaataattatgcaactatgtgaatactctctaacatttaagaattttagatcttgatactttattcaaacagcaagcaaaacaaaataaaataaattgacgctccaagcaaaacacatatcatgtggtgaataaaaatatagctccaagtaaagttaccgatgaacgaagacgaaagaggggatgccttccggggcatccccaagcttaggctcttggttgtccttgaatattaccttggggtgccttgggcatccccaagcttaggctcttgccactccttattccatagtccatcgaatctttacccaaaacttgaaaacttcacaacacaaaaattaacagaaaactcgtaaactccgttagtataagaaaataaatcaccacttaggtactgttgtgaactaattcttgatctatattggtgttaaatctactgtattcaaacttctctatggtttataaactcttttactagccacagattcatcaaaataagtaaacaacacatagaaaacagaatctgtcaaaaacagaacagtctgttataatctggatcaaacgtatacttatggaaccccaaaaattctaaaataaatttctggacctgaggaatttatctattaatcatctgcaaaaataattaactaaatatcactcttcaataaaaaatggcagcaattctcgtgagcgctaaagtttctgtttttttacagcaagatcgcaaagactttccccaagtcttcccaaaggttctacttggcacaaccactaattaaagacaaaaacacaaccataacaaaggctagatgaattatttattagtaaacaggagaaaaaagcaaggaacaaaaataaagttgggttgcctcccaacaagcgctatcgtttaatgcccctagctgggcatgatgatttcaatgatgctcacataaaagataagaattgaaacataaagagagcatcatgaagaatatgactagcacatttaagtataacccacttcctgtgcatagggattttgtgagcaaacaatttgtgggaacaagaatcaacttgcataggaaagcaaaacaagcataacttcaagattttaagcacatagagaggaaacttgatattattgcaattcctacaagcataagttcctccctcataataattttcagtagcatcatgaatgaattcaacaatataaccagcacctaaagtattcttttcatgatctacaagcatagaaaatttactactctccacataagcaagattcttctccttcggaatagtggaagtatcataagaaactcgaatactataaattgtttccacattaaaagagtaatgttcagaaaaaggataatcataatcatgacaagttttataaatataatcatcactactttttatagcatatgtatcatcacaataattatcataagtagcaactttgttctcatcaaaatcgattgaaacctcttccaagattgtggaatcatcactaaataaagtcatggcctcttcaaatccactttcatcaatataatcatcataagtaggaggcatgctatcatcattataaatttgcataacaAAACTTGGCggactacaaatatcatcttcattaacacATAGCTTCCCCAACcttgggactaacattaattgcagcaaacatattctcaaaaacatcatcttcatcaaacatagcatccccaagcttgggccttttcatatcataagcataatcactctcatgattaatagtatggatagcaccaatagtatagcaattatcatattcttccaggcAAGTGCCAAATtttttttcaagatcataagaagtatcattttcttccacaattatattttcatgaggcacaatagtaataggagcagcattatttgggagagatatctttttacctctcttcccttttcttttcttcttcttctccaccacatcatgtgtgggttcaatcctctttttggagctccttattaatgagattggttgaataggaggctcctccttgttacctaattcatcataagaaataataggagggtattgggaagtctcttccctttcattagtattatcttcatcttctatttgttttctcttttttatgtagttggcaatataaggattttcaatacaattcaccgcacaatacatataaatttcctctagatcaaagtgaagaactatcaagggcaaattcaggaataaggttagttatacgtttcatttcttcataacccaagagcaaactaagttcgttatgatgtgcaagggaaatcaagtcatcactatttttggacacgatatgatcatgaaacaatttgcattgggtactgaaatgatcatgttcattgcaaagttcacaagtacggctaagaaaatttacATTTTTAGCACAAacttctagcctttcttgcaaccatttagtttctaaatgcttatgcctattgcaatatctatcttccctatttggtgtgtacttgcaaacccaatgcactccacaaaaattgacatgtttataggagacattttcatcataactggtgcaatcatcattagtactatggatattcaaggagttcatactaacaacattgcaatcatgctcatcattcaaagatttagtgccaaacattttaatgcattcttcttctaacactttggcacaattttcctttctatcatactcacgaaagatattaaaaagatgaagcatatgaggcaaacttaattccattttttaaatttcttttataaactaaactagttataaaacaagaaacaaaaaattcgattgcaagatctaaagatacaccttcaagcgctaacctccccggcaacggcgccagaaaagagcttgatgtctactacacaacctttttcttgtagacgttgttgggcctccaagtgcagaggtttgtaggacagtagcaaatttccctcaagtggatgacctaaggtttttcaatctgtaggaggcgtaggatgaagatggtctctctcaagcaaccctacaaccaaataacaaagagtctcttgtgttcccaacacacccaatacaatggtaaattgtatagatgcactagttcggcaaagagatggtgatacaagtggtatatggatggtatataaaggttgtgtaatctgaaaatataaaaacagcaaggtaactaatgataaaagtgagcacaaacggtatcgcaatgctaggaaacaaggcctagggttcatactttcactagtgcaagttctatcaacaataataacataattggatcacataactattcctcaacatgcaacaaagagtcactccaaagtcactaatagcggagaacaaacgaagagattatggtagggtacgatgaaggaaatatgccctagaggcaataataaagttattatttatttccttatttcatgataaatgtttattattcatgctagaattgtattaaccggaaacataatacatgtgtgaatacatagacaaacagagtgtcactagtatgcctctacttgactagctcgttgatcgaagatggttatgtttcctagccatagacatgagttgtcatttgatcaacgggatcacattattaggagaatgatgtgattgacttgacccattccattagcttagcacttgatcgtttagtttgtttctattgctttctgcataacttatacatgttcatatgactatgagattatgcaactcccgtttaccggaggaacactttgtgtgctaccaaacgtcacaacataactgggtgattataaaggtactctacaggtgtctccgaaggtacttgttgggttggcgtatttcgagattaggatttgtcactccgattgtcggagaggtatctctgggccctcttggtaatgcacatcacttaagccttgcaagcattgcaactaataagttagttgcggaatgatgtattacggaataagtaaaagagacttgccggtaacgagattgaactaggtattgagataccgacgatcgaatctcgggcaagtaacataccgatgacaaagggagcaacgtatgttgttatgtggtctgaccgataaagatcttcgtagaatatgtgggagccaatatgagcatccaggttccgctattggttattgaccggagacatgtctcgttcatgtctacatagttctcgaacccgtagggtccgcatgcttaaagtttcggtgacgattgtattatgattttatgtgatttgatgtaccaaaggtagttcggagtcccggatgagatcggggacatgacgaggagtctcgaaatggtcgagacataaagatcgatatattggacgactatattcggacattggaaaggttccgagtgattcggctattttcgggggtaccagggagttacgggaatacgaggaagaagtaatgggcctcatgggccaagtggtggaagagaggaggcagggcgcgcggcccccctagcccaaaccgaattggactagggggccggcccccctttcctccttttcctccttctccttccttctccttctcctccttcctttcttcctcctagtag from Triticum dicoccoides isolate Atlit2015 ecotype Zavitan chromosome 6A, WEW_v2.0, whole genome shotgun sequence encodes:
- the LOC119316239 gene encoding BRAP2 RING ZnF UBP domain-containing protein 2-like, whose product is MATAGDSASLPPSASPFSSARALESVPFSSGNPRIEETRGVVLLHPDPPAAAAAAAAASSSSSHLPAERKPQVFVPAVPNHMTYADFCRFCGSFVPHMLEMRIVRIDGAEDQYSVLIKFDTLSSTDSFYKHFNGKQFSSLEGDVSRVRFVEDVHYTQLIEHAHSSITSSAEQPTCPVCLERLDQDPGGILTTICNHSFHCSCISKWTDSSCPVCRYCQQQPEKSMCSVCGTSENLWICLICGNVGCGRYKGGHAIEHWKETEHCYSLELETQKVWDYAGDNYVHRLIQSKTDGKLVEYNCYGGHEADGICSICSGDAGMDEALLNSKVEAIVEEYNDLLTSQLDKQRNYYESLLSEVKEENEKEISAATSKAVSMMKLQKLQAKLDKCLEEKSFLDDINANLVKNQEMWKERVRKVQEREQAALKLKDEKIEKLEAELRDLIAHIECQNAVAAAPGSISSDIQGGTILPGPSTPSSSSSPVRPTKDRKRN